In Carya illinoinensis cultivar Pawnee chromosome 9, C.illinoinensisPawnee_v1, whole genome shotgun sequence, the following are encoded in one genomic region:
- the LOC122276001 gene encoding CASP-like protein 1C1 yields the protein MHAWYRYFVIAEAIASGYSLIVLFVSSKSSLLWCLVVILDVVITMLLTSSFSAALAIAHVGKKGNSHAGWLPICGQVPKFCYHAIGALIAGCIAVIIYLVLLIYTFTACSVLGPPFKP from the exons atgcatgcatggtatAGGTATTTTGTGATAGCAGAAGCAATTGCAAGTGGGTACAGTCTTATTGTTCTATTTGTTTCTTCCAAGAGCTCTTTGCTTTGGTGCTTGGTTGTGATCCTAGACGTG GTTATAACGATGCTACTGACCTCGAGCTTCTCGGCGGCGTTGGCAATAGCTCATGTGGGCAAGAAAGGGAACAGCCATGCCGGTTGGCTGCCTATTTGTGGACAAGTTCCTAAGTTCTGCTACCATGCCATCGGAGCTCTAATCGCAGGTTGTATTGctgtaataatatatttggtTCTTCTAATCTACACCTTCACAGCATGTAGTGTTCTTGGTCCTCCCTTCAAACCGTAG
- the LOC122277234 gene encoding probable 2-carboxy-D-arabinitol-1-phosphatase isoform X2 has product MHQNHRRPQRGDATQYPKKMVCGVLLSSISVICPCTTSIYGSKRSTKIQTRSCATRRIQCSNSGPDLPLTTENFQNDASMTGGAYDFERATTSLTSLSISSSKKVTLVRHGLSSWNEESRVQGSSNLSILTETGVRQAERCRKALTSMHFDQCFSSPISRAKNLEAVDAKERYPKEYTTWREDPANFCVNGVYPVRKLWGTAREAWREILLSPGESFLVVTHKSILRSLICTALGLPPERFRAIDVNNGGISVFNFNKRGEAMLQSLNMTAHMYNDHVYLY; this is encoded by the exons ATGCACCAAAACCATCGAAGACCACAACGTGGAGACGCAACCCAGTACCCGAAGAAGATGGTTTGTGGAGTTCTTTTGTCGTCGATTTCCGTTATTTGTCCATGTACGACCTCCATATATGGCTCTAAAAGATCCACTAAGATTCAAACTCGTTCTTGTGCAACACGCAGAATTCAGTGCTCAAATTCTGGTCCAGACTTGCCCCTAACAACTG aaaattttcaaaatgatgCTTCTATGACTGGTGGTGCATATGATTTTGAAAGAGCAACGACATCACTTACTAGTCTGTCAATATCGTCATCGAAGAAGGTGACTCTCGTAAGGCATGGCCTTAGCTCTTGGAATGAAGAGAGTAGAGTTCAG GGAAGCTCAAACTTATCTATCCTAACAGAAACCGGAGTGAGGCAAGCAGAGAGGTGCAGGAAAGCCTTGACAAGTATGCACTTTGATCAATGCTTTTCAAGTCCAATATCTCGTGCCAag AATTTGGAGGCAGTGGATGCTAAGGAGAGATATCCGAAGGAGTATACAACATGGAGAGAAGATCCTGCTAATTTCTGTGTGAATGGTGTTTACCCTGTGCGAAAACTGTGGGGAACAGCAAGAGAGGCTTGGAGAGAAATATTGTTATCGCCT GGAGAGAGTTTTTTGGTTGTCACTCATAAATCAATTTTGAGGTCTCTGATCTGCACAGCTTTAGGGTTACCCCCAGAGAG GTTCCGAGCAATAGATGTGAATAATGGTGGAATATCTGTCTTCAACTTCAACAAAAGAGGAGAAGCAATGCTACAATCTCTAAACATGACGGCCCACATGTACAACGATCACGTCTATCTTTACTGA
- the LOC122277234 gene encoding probable 2-carboxy-D-arabinitol-1-phosphatase isoform X1 has protein sequence MHQNHRRPQRGDATQYPKKMVCGVLLSSISVICPCTTSIYGSKRSTKIQTRSCATRRIQCSNSGPDLPLTTENFQNDASMTGGAYDFERATTSLTSLSISSSKKVTLVRHGLSSWNEESRVQGSSNLSILTETGVRQAERCRKALTSMHFDQCFSSPISRAKSTAEVLWQGREEPLIFLDSLKEAHLFFLEGMKNVDAKERYPKEYTTWREDPANFCVNGVYPVRKLWGTAREAWREILLSPGESFLVVTHKSILRSLICTALGLPPERFRAIDVNNGGISVFNFNKRGEAMLQSLNMTAHMYNDHVYLY, from the exons ATGCACCAAAACCATCGAAGACCACAACGTGGAGACGCAACCCAGTACCCGAAGAAGATGGTTTGTGGAGTTCTTTTGTCGTCGATTTCCGTTATTTGTCCATGTACGACCTCCATATATGGCTCTAAAAGATCCACTAAGATTCAAACTCGTTCTTGTGCAACACGCAGAATTCAGTGCTCAAATTCTGGTCCAGACTTGCCCCTAACAACTG aaaattttcaaaatgatgCTTCTATGACTGGTGGTGCATATGATTTTGAAAGAGCAACGACATCACTTACTAGTCTGTCAATATCGTCATCGAAGAAGGTGACTCTCGTAAGGCATGGCCTTAGCTCTTGGAATGAAGAGAGTAGAGTTCAG GGAAGCTCAAACTTATCTATCCTAACAGAAACCGGAGTGAGGCAAGCAGAGAGGTGCAGGAAAGCCTTGACAAGTATGCACTTTGATCAATGCTTTTCAAGTCCAATATCTCGTGCCAag TCCACTGCTGAAGTTCTATGGCAGGGGAGGGAAGAACCACTTATTTTCCTTGATTCACTAAAGGAAGCCcatctattttttcttgaagGCATGAAAAATG TGGATGCTAAGGAGAGATATCCGAAGGAGTATACAACATGGAGAGAAGATCCTGCTAATTTCTGTGTGAATGGTGTTTACCCTGTGCGAAAACTGTGGGGAACAGCAAGAGAGGCTTGGAGAGAAATATTGTTATCGCCT GGAGAGAGTTTTTTGGTTGTCACTCATAAATCAATTTTGAGGTCTCTGATCTGCACAGCTTTAGGGTTACCCCCAGAGAG GTTCCGAGCAATAGATGTGAATAATGGTGGAATATCTGTCTTCAACTTCAACAAAAGAGGAGAAGCAATGCTACAATCTCTAAACATGACGGCCCACATGTACAACGATCACGTCTATCTTTACTGA